CTCAGTCCATAAACccaagtgtaccccaaactgctgtacactcatcgtgaaagtctgCTCTGCTAGTCTGAAACTAATAGCATCCAGCTGCTGAAAGTCCTGCGACTGGCTCTGCAAAAAGAAAGTGCTAGCAAACTTCacagtcaactccctataCATCGGCtcaactatctcaaagaaaCGCTAAAACGGGGGCGTCTCAAGGTATCGGCGGACTGTAGTTGCAAGTCCGACTGTCTTTAGTGCTGGCCAGTCTATTCTAcgcccctttcccaaatctttgtgcctcatcgaCTGGTATCTTTGCTCGAAGGTGGGCTGCCcgtggaaaagtaggaatctaTGGCACTGCAGTGGTCTAACTAGGCCTGAACTAGTCAGTGCAGCGCCTGaggatcgagaggaagaggaaccatcggtaCGCCTCTTCTTGTAAACTCCTAATCCTCGTCTAGTGGATATggtacctgaaaaagaaatttttagtgCTAAGGATCAACGAAATTTTGGCAGCATAATAGCATAAAATGGACAACCAAACGATTTAACTCGATGAAGTTAAACCGTTCAATgccctgcaaagaaaattcaatccatAATGCAACAATAAGGTCTACTCGACATGAATTAGGAGTTAATGAAACATTTCACAGGAATCTTTCATAAAGTTATCAACCAATATTATCAactaattagaattttttttattagaccaTGGTATTTGATTCACCAAATACATCATTATTGTATACTGTTTCATATTTATGGCGCAACccaatcctttttttttcaattttctaatcCTTAACTTTTTTCAATCGAAATatctaaataacaaaaacataattcaaaaccaaaatcacacaaacacaaaaacattcaaacacataaaaacacaaattcaaactaaaaccaaaataaaaaacaaagaatggaagatgaagatggagggtacttacttgaaATATGCACTATCCAAAACGTTTAAAATGAGtataaaagagaagagagaaagtTTAGAGAATTGGCCAAAATTTGGTCCTTTAGAAATCAATTCGTTTACATAGACAATGACCGGAACATGCCCGTGTTGATCATCACGGGGCCGTGTTCGTGAACACGGTCTGGATATCGGGCCGTGTTGAATGAACTTAAATGTGTTAACTTACCAATTTGATGAAAACGCCCGTGTTGAGGAAACACGGCCCCGTATTTCCAACACGGACTAGCATAAATGCCCGTGTTACCTTCTGTGCACGTGTccatctttaatttaatttccgcAAATTGAACACGGTCCGTGTTGAAACAACACGGGGGCGTGTTGCCAACATGGTCCAGTATAACTGGCCGTGTTACCTTCTGTGAACGTGTCCCcttaaaatttgtttttctaCAAATAGAACACGGTCCGTGTTGATGAACACGATCAGCATaactggccgtgttaccaacacggcctTGGACAAGCCCGTGTTGAGCTCTAGAAACTgcaaaatttgagattttcaACACTTTCTCAATCTATCTCACCTgcacaaccaataagtccttaactcatacactcaacatacataaaacttaacaaaaacaaactgtACAACCTAATTAAACTAAGTTCACACGTAATTTAAACCAAAATCAATACCAAAAATggaaaaactaaagaattaaaatgaaattgaaagaaaCAAGCTTCTTTAAAGTCATAAGCTGGACTTCAATCCTTTTCGAATCAGAAATGGAGCGCCAAATTCACACGCTCCTCCATATCCAGTGACCCTCCAAGATAATGCTTTAACCTCTGCCCATTAACCTTGAAATTCCCCTTTTCCGGATGATGCAATTCAACCGCACCATAAAGGAAGACTTGCATCACTATAAATGGCCCCGACCAGTGACTCTTCAGCTTTCCTGGAAATACACGGAGACAAGAGTTAAATAACAACACACTATCTCCTATGTTAAACTCCTTCAAACCTTTCAATCGCTTGTCATGCCACTTTTTGGTCTTTGCCTTATAGATTGTCGAATTTTCATAAGCTTCTTGACACCACTCCTCTAGTTCATTTAGTGGCCACTGCCTCTGTCTACCTGCGCTATCTAAATCAAAGTTACAAGATTTAAGTGCCCATAACGCTTTCTAGCTCAACAGGTAAATGGCAACCTTTCACATACACAAGCCTAAAGGGAGTGAACCCAGTAGAAGTCCTATATGCAGTTCTAAGTACCCATAAAGCATCATCTAGCTTTGTAGCCCAATCTTTCCTACTAGCTCCTACAGTCTTCTCTAAAATGCGCTTAAGccccctattagtaacctctaCTTGCCCACTCATTTGTGGGTGATAAGCCGTGGAGAATCATTGAGATACTCCATATCTTTTAAGCACTTTCTCAAGTTGAGAATTACAGAAATGGGTTCCCTTATCACTAATTAACACTCGAGGTGTTGCAAACCTAGAGAATAGTTTCTTAAGGAACCTCACAACTACCCTAGCATCATTAGTAGGCAAGGCTTGTGCCTCATgccatttagaaaaatattcaacagcAACCAATATATACTTGCATACAtacaaagaaggaaaaggacccataaaatcaatgccccaaacatcaaaaatttccAACACTTGTATACTATGTTGGGGCATTTCATCTCGGGCAGAAATGTTACCTGACCGttggcatgcatcacaaacctggACATATGCTCGAGCATCTTGGAAGATAGTCGGCTAATAAAAACCAGCATCCAAAACCTTCTTGGCCGTATGGTTTGCGGCTTGGTGTCCACCAACCGGTCCCTCATGATAATGCTTGAGAATTTGAATGACCTCCTCCCCATATACACACCTCATGATAATTTGATCTGCATAAATCCTAAACAAGAAGGGGTCGTCCTAAATGTAGTACTTTAAGTCagtaaagaatttcttcttttgttggcTCGTCATACCTTTTGGGAGTACCCTTGCAGCCAAATAATtagcataatcagaaaaccaaggaATAGCATTAGTTACCTGCATTGAGCATAAGTGCTCATCCGGAAAGAAGTCATCGATCTCTTGCTCATTAAGCTCCTCCAAATGTGGGTTCTCCAATCGAGAAAGATGGTCTGCTGCAAGATTTTCAGCTCCTCgtttgtccttaatttccaaGTCAAATTCCTACAATAAAAGAAACCAACGAATCAATCTAGGCTTAAAAtcatgctttgaaaataaataccttaaaGCAGAATGATCCGTGTAAACGATTGTCTTTGACAGCACAAGGTAagaatgaaatttattaaaggTGAACACGACAGCTAGGAGCTCCTTCTCTATGGTGGTATAGTGTTCTTAGGCATCCGTAAGCCTCTTGCTAGCGTAGTAAACAGGTTGGAACTTCTTCTATCTGCGTTGgcctaaaacagctccaactgcaaaatcactagcatccCACATAAGCTCAAAGGGCAGCTCCCAATCAGGAGAAACCATGATAGGAGCTGTGGTtagtttttcatttaataactcaaaagctgCTAAACAATCATCATCAAATACAAAAGGCACATCTTTTACTagcaattgagttaaaggcctagcaatcttagaaaagtccttaatgaatctTCTATAAAACCCTGCATGCCTTAAGAAACTTCTAACAGCCCTAACCGAAGTAGGGGGAGGTAGCTTACTTATAAATTCCGCTTTAGCTCTATCTACTTCCATCCCTGCATTTGACACTTTATGTCCTAACTAACACTTACCCTCTtggaccataaaatgacatttttcccaaTTCAACACAAGGTTAGCTTCAACacacctagctaacatccTTTCCAAATTATGCAAACAATGGGAAAAAGAGTTACTGAAtatagagaagtcatccatgaagACCTCCATCGACTCCTCTATCATGTCATGGAAAATGGTCATCATACACCGCTGAAAGGTCGCAGGCGCATTACACAAGCCAAACAGCGTCCTCCTATAGGCAAAAGTGCCATAAGGACAAGTGAATGTCGTCTTCTAGTGCTATGGGAATCTGAAAGTAACCAGAAAAACCGTCaaggaaataataatacatatggCCTGAAAGCCTCTTAAGCACttgatcaataaaaggaaggggaaAGTGGTCCTTTCGGGTTGCGTCATTCAAGCGTCGGTAGTCTATACAAACCCGAAAGCCCGTTACTGTTCGTGTAGGAATCAGCtcctccttttcatttttcaccaCAGTCATGCCCCCTTTCTTAGGAACCACCTACACAGGACTCACCCAAGAACTGTCACAAATAGGATAAATTAAACCtacatcaagaagtttaattacctcctttctaaccacctctttcataAGAGGGTTCAACCGCCTTTGTGGCTGCACCACCGGTTTGAACTCATCCTCCATCAAAATATTATGAAGGCAGTAACTCGGGTTTATCCCTGGTATGTCAACCGTCTTATATGCAAATGCCTTTGCATacattctcaaaatacacagatcatctccctctcctcaaGTGTAAGATGAGCGGAAATAATGACCGGTAAGTGCTTTGCTTCATCTAAGTAGGCATACATTAAGTGCGCTGGCAActctttcaactcaagaaTGGGTGGCTCCTCTAAAGAAGGCTTCAGCTTCTCTACTCGTAACCTGTCAAGATCAACAAAACCATCAGTCTTTTCATCATTAAAATCAGCAGCTAATAAGTGCTCtagctgctccaacacttgttcATTGGACAAATTATCctcattttcttgcattgccacttgcaaaggatcatcaatcAACATTTCCTACAATTGAGACTCcacaatatcatcaataaCATCAACCGAACTCACAATACCATCGTGCTCGTATGGGTgtcttaaggatttagtcaAATCAAACGTAATGCTCTCATTATCTACCCTAAGTTCCAGCTTTCCGCTACTAACATCTATCAAAGCTCTAGATGTAGCTAAAAATGGTCTACCTAGGATCAATGGAACATCACTCTCACCATTCATATCCATGACAACAAAAtccacaggaaatataaatttgtcaaCTTTAACTAGCACATCCTCTATAATCCCTTTCAGGCACTTAATAGTTCTGTCTGCTAGTTGTATACTCATCCAAGTAGGAGTTACTTAGAAGTGCTTAGTCCTAACTCCTCAAACATTGAGCTAGGCATCAAATTGATGCTAGctcccaaatcagctaatgccagcaatttcaatttatcccCAATCAAACAAGGTctagtaaaactccctaggCCACGTTGTTTGTCTGGAatcttgctctgaaacactgCTGAGCATTCTGCATTCAAGGTCACCACTCCCAAATCCTCTAACTTTCTCTTGTTGCTTAGAATCTCCTTTAAAGACTTTGCATACTTTGGCATCAGCGAAATAGCTTTaacaaaaggcaagttaatccgtaattgtttaaaaagatctaaaaaCTTATGAATTGCTGATCAACTTTATCctatttgagttttgcaggatATGGAATGGGAGGTTGGTATGGCCTCAAGGGGATCTTCTTCGAATCCTCCTTCTCTTCAACTGCTTCCTTCCCTTTCTTCTCAGGCTTGTCTTCCTTTTTCGACTCATCCACTTGCACATCAGAATCATCATTAGTAAAAAGCATAGATGGACTAGGAAGTTCCTTACCTGATCTCAAAGTAATTGCTTTGGCATGCTCCCTTAGATTAGACTCTGTGTTACTTGGAAGCATGCCCGGCTGCCTTTCAGCCATCATCCTAGACAACTACCCAATTTGAttttccaagttctgaattgaAGCTTGTTTATTTCGAATGGCAGTGTCCGTTTGTTGAAATCTGTTCTCTGAAGTTGCAATGTACTTCGTCATCAACTCTTCCAAACTAGGCTTCTTCTCTTGACTACCCCCTGGTTGATGGGGAACAGAATGCATAGGTTACTGCTGATGCAACCTCTGATATCCTGGTGGACCTTGGTTATTGGAATTTCTCCATCCAAAATTAGGATGCTTCCTCCACCCTGGGTTGTATGCACTACTGTAGGGATCATTCTGCTGCCTACCTACATAATCAACATGCTCAAGGTTAGAAATATTAGTAGGCATAGAAgatgcaaacatacctcccccATCACAATTGGCACTGTAATGCGGTCCACCACAGAATTCACATCCGGGCTGAGCTGCTTGGACCGGCATCTGTCACGGGCTTGGGGTTTGCTACCAACGAACCGTGCGGCACTAGCTACTTTCTCGCAGAAACAAGTCAGCTAGTCAGCCTACTCCTCCTTATGCTAGGCAAAATGCTAGCTAGAATGgcaagaagaacaaaaggaagcttaagaaagcttAGAGAGAGAATTTCTAGAGAGATAAGCTTTGAATATTTACTTGATGTAGCTTATTGCTTGTTTTGCTTGATTAAGCTTGATACTTACAAATGAATTCTCTAAGCTATATATAGGCCTCCACCTCCTCAATGGACGGTGATGATACATTCGATCTAATGGCTAAGATTAAGTATCTAGAATGTTCTACACACTTCCATACTTATCTACACATTATACATGCATTCTAGATTATTCTAAAATGTTCAAGATGTTTTCAGATgattctagaatgttctagaatCCTCCCTTGCTTTGTAGCGAACTCTGGAGGCTTCTTGGGCCATTGAACCTTCGTGCGAGAAGGGGAAATATACGGGCTGTGACATTCTCCCCCACTCATTCTGGCGACGCCCTCGTCGCGTCCCCGCTGTATGCCTCGATTATGCCCTTTAAGTTTCTTGGCAAATCTTCGGCCTTGATGGGGAAGGAGCTTTACCATCATTAAGCCTCCCTCCTCAAACTCTGAATGACTCTTCTTTCCATCTGCCCACTTCTTCATTCTCTTGGCGGCCTTGGTTAGAGGAACACATGCCCTGTCGGCTTTCTCATGCCATCCCTTGTACTTCGGTAATGGCTTTGACAATTCGGTGGGCTTGTTTTGTTCCACCTTGCCTTGGTCCAATGAAGGAAAGTTAGCATTAGTGGTGGAAGCTAACTTTGCCTTGCTACTTAGCGCATCGGCCACTAAGTTTGCCTTTCCCGGCTTGTACTCCTTCGCAAAATCGGACTCCACAAGGGATGCTTGCCATCTTTCTTGCTTCAGAGTTGGCTTCTTTTGCTTGAGTACCGGTGGTTCACATGGAGCCTTGGATGGCCTAGTGTGGCTAGCATCCAACAACTCTTTTGGTTGCCTCCGCAACTCTTCGAACTCAAGGGGTGCCATACTATAAGGGACTGTTGTAAGCGGCCTTGTACCTTCTACCAACTCCATTTTCTGATCCACCTCTCTCTTCGGTGGGAGCTTCTTCGGTAACTCCGCAGGCATTACATTCCCAAACTCATCTAGGACCCCTGTTATCTCCTTTGGCACTTTATCTTGTGGCGAGACTGCCACTTCTTCCTTTAGTGCCGCAAGGAATGACGGCTGAGCCTTCTCTACCCGCTCAGACAATTGCATGGCCGAGATCTTCATGGCTTTTACCTTGGCTTCTCGTTTCAACGGTACCATACAAGTATTCCCTTGCTCCAAGATACACATGGTGTTGGCAAAGGGAAGTGGGAATGCATTCACTTTATCCAAGAATTCTATGCCAAGCACCATTTCATAGTCATCCATTGTAATAATGGAAAAGTCTAAGAGGCCAGACCACTCACCGAGGCTTACTTTGACATCTCGCGCAAACCCACATGTTGCGTTCGGCGCCGAGTTCACAGCCTTGAGCCACCCTTgctcctttgcatatttgatGCCAAGTCTTTCTGCCTCCTTTACCTCGAGGAAGTTGTTGTTAGCCCCGGTATCTATCAATGCTTCTACCGTACGGCTTCCAACCTTCGCTTCCACGAATAATCGGCCCTTCTTTTTGGACTCGGGCATCTCAAATTTGGTTTTGATGGCACTGAGAAGTTGTAGTGAACCCATCTTAGACTCCTCTTGCACTCGTTGGTGTTCTTCCCTTTCTTCGACCAACGCAGAGAGCTTGTTCTTCGTAGGGCACTCTCTCGCCTTATGTGGTCCGTCGCAGAAGAAACACTTAATACGAGGCTTTTCTCCACCTTTGTCATCCTTGTTGCCATGGTTACCTCCCTCTCTGGGCTTGTCAAACCTGTAGGAGCCTTCCTTTTTGTGGTGGCGATCTCCCCCATTCTTTCCGTTACCGTTCCTTTCTTGGTCAGGCTTGTGCTTATCTTGCCTCCTGATCTCTATCAAGGATTCGGCCACGACAATGGCGGTGTTGAGATCTTGGACACCACGGCGCTCCAACTCCAACCTTGCCCAAATCTGCAACCCATCCTTGCCCAAATCTGCAACCCATCCGTAAACGCAAATAAGGCTTCTTCATCGGTATAGTTGAGAATTTCAAGAAGTGTGTCGGTGAATTCTTTAACATACTCCTTGATACTTCCCATATGCGAGAGTCGCCGCAACTTGGCCCTTGCATCTCGAATAGCATTCTCGGGGTAGAATTGCTTCTTCAAATCTTCCTTGAATTCTCCCCACAAGCTAATGGTGCATGTACCCTTTTCCATGTCGCCACTCCTCCTTCTCCACCACAGCATTGCGGTATCTTCTAGGAAGAGTGCGGCAGCATCAACCTTCTTGGCTTCTTCTACTAAGCCAAGTGCTTTGAAATATTGCTCTAAGCTCCATAAGAAGTTATCGATTTCTTTCGCGTTCCTCGAGCCTTTATATGCTTTGGGCTTCGGAACATCTAACTTCGATGAAGTGGAAACTATCATCGGCACACTTCCACCTCCCTGGATAGCTGCCTTCTTACAAAGGATAAGTTCCTCTTCGGTTGCCAATAACCTAGCAACCATTCCGTCAAGCATCTCTCTCAATGCCACGACCTCGGCAAGGAGAGTTTTCTCCATGGTCTTGGCTTGGTCCTGACATCTGGACATTCCCTCATTCAGGGCAGCTTGCATCCTCTCTTGGAGCTCTTCCCTTCCATTGTCGAGCTCCTCGATGCGTTGCTCCAAGTCCCAGAACGTGTCTTGTCCCTCGGCCACCGTTAGCTCTACCTTGGCTAGCCTGGCCTCCATGTCGGACACAACGTCTCTCGACCTTCCTCTCTCCTTCCTTGGTGGCTTGGACGTTTCCGGCTGGTCCTTCACAACTTCACTTTGGAGTTGCCTTACCTCCTCCGGAACTCTGGCAGCCTCACTTGCTCCTGATGTCTTTGCCATTTCAATGATTGTCGAAccatgctctgataccaattgtcACGGGCTTGGGGTTTGCTACCAACGAACCGTGCGGCACTAGCTACTTTCTCGCGGAAACAAGTCAGCTAGTCAGCCTACTCCTCCTTATGCTAGGCAAAATGCTAGCTAGAATGgcaagaagaacaaaaggaagcttaagaaagcttAGAGAGAGAATTTCTAGAGAGATAAGCTCTGAATATTTACTTGATGTAGCTTATTGCTTGTTTTGCTTGATTAAGCTTGATACTTACAAATGAATTCTCTAAGCTATATATAGGCCTCCACCTCCTCAATGGACGGTGATGATACATTCGATCTAATGGCTAAGATTAAGTATCTAGAATGTTCTACACACTTCCATACTTATCTACACATTATACATGCATTCTAGATTATTCTAAAATGTTCCAGATGTTTCCAGATgattctagaatgttctagaatCCTCCCTTGCTTTGTAGCGAACTCTGGAGGCTTCTTGGGCCATTGAACCTTCGTGCGAGAAGGGGAAATATACGGGCTGTGACATTCTCCCCCACTCATTCTGGCGACGCCCTCGTCGCGTCCCCGCTGTATGCCTCGATTATGCCCTTTAAGTTTTGTGGCAAATCTTCGGCCTTGATGGGGAAGGAGCTTTACCATCACTGAATCTCCTTCCTCGAATTCCAGGTGTGTTCtatctttttataaagtaGCTCCACTTGTGCCGCCAAGGCTGTTGTAGGATCTGCCTTAGCCCGATATACAGTGGGCTTTGGACCTCTAGCTTGTGGAGTTTGCCACTGATAAGTGTTGGTGGCCATCTCTTCTATCAAATCCTAGGCTTGCTCAGGTGTTTTGCTATTGATAGCTCCCCCTACAGCTGCATCTACGATTTTTCTAGTGGTCGTATTCATGTCACTATAGAATGTCTGCACTTGCATCCAAAGAGGAAGACCATGGTGTGGGCAACACCTTAACAAGGCCTTGAAGTGCTCCCAGGCTTCGTACATCGATTCTCCTTCAccctgcacaaaagaagatatgttatTTCGCATTTGAGCAGTCCTAGCAGGAGGAGAATACTTATTCAAAACTTTTTCAGCCAAAGAAGTCCAGGTAGTGATCGTTTTCGGTGGTAAGGACTACAACCAACTTTTTCAGCTTTTCCTTGTGACtgttcattttcatgcatCTGTTCTTGTTCAATATGATGTGCATGAACTGACGAATGTGAACCTACTGGGCCAGTGGAGTGCTCATCCATGCCTATATCATTAACAAACTTCACAACAATAAATGGTTGTGCataattactatatgcttgcatgTTATGCTCTTAATCCCCTCTATTCCCATCAATTCAATCACACAAGCATTTAACATATtggaacatattaaaaattccaaCTCACTTTAACATATCACAACACATACACACCTTCatataacataacataaacacaaatataagTACTCAAACTTATGTCCCAATGGTCTAATCcccgctctgataccaaaaactataacaccccaactcaaacttcccattgaatagcaatatatatatatatataactttataaacataatttactacttagttacaatatacattcatacaatttaagtggcatgacatacttaatatatataagaaatatttatacagtagtttaattcacacaagttcccaaaatgccccaatgctttagataactcctctggcccacctgataatattgactgatgcaaaaagagcaatgcacagctaaggctatctacaactgcactaacctgaaaaaaaaattgctaaggaatgagctagcgactcaataagcatttaatttactaaactatagtatattaggctagaattatcaaatctttatcaatacagaaaattataccaacacttaactaacaatcacaaaatcaaccatttcagttattctcataaacatataatttcatctcacgtaatgcaaataatctcaaactcaaccaagtcaaataattcaattccacattatttctatcaaattaggatcagatgactcatccttacatttcctcacatttttaaatttcagtaaccacttgacaagactatccgcccggctcagtcttgccatctcacatactcgggtagctatccgcccggctcagctttcccgatcacacaatatccatacaaaagtcatcaatccttaatcacaatcatttcacttcacaacacatcacaatcaattcacttcacaacacatcacaatcaattcactttataacaagccaaaaacataactaatatcaactcagtcaaccaagaaattatcaagtaatcaaacagcagtccctactcaatatacacaaagtttagtctattaaatacttaccagaagttataggataacaaagtaatcctattctttttctcttaccacttccttgcctttggatgaacctattcacatattcaatacaaatacaattcaatcacaaggcataaatatatatatatatatatatatactatcaataaaatatcacatttcaacaaaataacatatattctagatattaatatgatgcatgagatgaatgacaacaaatcaacatatttgttgatgaaggcagcttgtatgtactgacttagaaattacaccaaaacttatgtacaattaatcaaaatctcatattttccagaattacacttccatttttatagaaaccatagcagaaagaatcacctcaaaatcattggtatagaaatagttatggcattttctatacagctgctcaaatttccatctaaacagaacagaaacaagtttcctattaaatgaccaatcaaacaaatgaattttctgatgaaactctccagatataaagttaacattctaaagtttctatagacactaattttactcaatttggacttttctagctcaagctgtgaaacacacaattagcaacaaatttctgaatcctaagcccgatttctgcttaaaacagtttcgggcaggccatattaagttcaacatatctcacgttatactcaaccaaaaattatgaaatttttcagacatatactacatatataaatgaacaactttcatgtttaactctctgcttggttcagcctctaaatgcctcaaaatgtcagcacaaaaaccaggtcacctgctgaaccaaaaacagagcagcagcaaaatcgaacctcataagttcctactcactcaacaatctgcaaaaccattttacagagatattcttgagacatatacctacaactttcatgtttgaaaattttcgagataaagcttctaaggtcacgaaatcataagtgaaaaatcttcccagaaatttcagcttcaagatcacaagtaaaagcatgtttactcttgattaaacaattccaaaacacataatcatcaataatttcatatcattaaccctaatttacagcaaaatcaagcaattaaaattactcacctttgttttccttgattaagaaagcccaaatctttcaagcttaaaagaagaatttgattttcacttactaaaagttttgtagagtttgatttggaaaatcaaagttgaagaaggaaaggagaaaaatgagagagacaaagaagaaaaggaaattggaaagcatacgtagataagaacaaatgaaagaggtggtatattggtgtggaaataggcaaattacaatttaattctctttctttctaacttttcaatttagtccaaaatcattacttttcaattaaattaatatgtaactaaata
The Ricinus communis isolate WT05 ecotype wild-type chromosome 1, ASM1957865v1, whole genome shotgun sequence DNA segment above includes these coding regions:
- the LOC125369810 gene encoding uncharacterized protein LOC125369810; amino-acid sequence: MSGQVEVTNRGLKRILEKTVGASRKDWATKLDDALWVLRTAYRTSTGFTPFRLVYVKDSAGRQRQWPLNELEEWCQEAYENSTIYKAKTKKWHDKRLKGLKEFNIGDSVLLFNSCLRVFPGKLKSHWSGPFIVMQVFLYGAVELHHPEKGNFKVNGQRLKHYLGGSLDMEERVNLALHF